The DNA sequence ATCACTATACCTAACTTTAAGCGGCTTATATTTATTGATCATACCTGCAGGAGTTTACTTTTATCTTAATCAAAGATGGTATGTTGCTAGTTCTTTTGAAAGAGCTTTTATGTATTTTATGGTGTTCTTTTCTTTCCCCGGAATGCTTTTATTAAGTCCTTTTCTGAATTTCCGTCCTCGTCGTCGTGAATTAAGCTAACACAAAAATAATTAATTTATGAGAAGAATAGATGCTATTTTAATTGCCTTTGCCGTGTTTGTTGCGGGGGGCATTATTTATGTAATATTTCAATATCTTGGTTTTGATGCCTATGATGCGGGTATTTGGAGTCAAGTTTTATTAGTTTTAGGTTTGCTTGGCTGGGTAGTTACTTATTTATTTCGGGTTTTCACAAATAACATGACCTATCATAAGCAGGTTAAAGATTATGATGATGCTTTTTTTGCTAAACAGTTAGAAAAAATGTCTCCCGAAGAAATTGAAAAATTAATGGCGGAAAAAGATAGTTAAACACTGAAAATTAATGGTTTTTTTCCTGTAAGGGGCGATAGGCAAAGACAATAAAAAATTAGTTTCTCTCTGATACCATAAGGGTTGAATA is a window from the Cyanobacterium sp. Dongsha4 genome containing:
- the ndhL gene encoding NAD(P)H-quinone oxidoreductase subunit L; this encodes MENLLNLENIGLETIITASLYLTLSGLYLLIIPAGVYFYLNQRWYVASSFERAFMYFMVFFSFPGMLLLSPFLNFRPRRRELS
- a CDS encoding DUF3007 family protein → MRRIDAILIAFAVFVAGGIIYVIFQYLGFDAYDAGIWSQVLLVLGLLGWVVTYLFRVFTNNMTYHKQVKDYDDAFFAKQLEKMSPEEIEKLMAEKDS